TAAAGTTCTGTGGTTGGACAGCGCTTATTTCGGGAATTGGATACAAAAACACTATGCTATCataaaatttatacattttgAGCGGAGATAAGCatttcttgcaaaaaaaaaaacttgaatggTGCGTGTTaaaattctgatatagggcgttgTTGAACTTGAAGCAGAGATAGGCTAATATTTATTGTTCAATAAATAAGCAAATTTTATTGCTTTCTATTTCTCTAGAAAAACGTGTCTTGTTTCTAATCAAGCCATTAAGCCATATGCAACCCTTATCATAAGAGTCTTCTTTGtgaatgcatatgtatatacataagtataatcTAACTCAATTACTCAAACTGAGAAATACTCAGTGAGAATACGACAAAGCTGAGCGCAGTCAGCTTTTCGACTATTTATGGAAATAAAAACGCGTTTTGATACTCAGTGCGGCCTCGAGTATCATTGAGTGTGGTTTGAAGCATAAGATAAGTGTATaaaaccttgagcaaatttttcgcttgaaaaaaaaaacaaacagattAGAATTTTATCAGCTGCTTAAAACGGCGATTCGTTCTTTTGTAGTATTTTTTCTTTGTCAATCTTTTATTTCAATGTAAGCCGGTGCTATTGTATTGTGTGAATAAATAGTTTATTAACTTGTGATGAACTGTGATTGATTTgtcaatttatataaataaacaaaatgtgTTCTACTATAAGCCAACGCAATCCAGTTGGCGttacaaataaaatttgtattactCTTTTGTTATTATTTGCTAATTCTGAGTGGACCCATGCGCGTCCACCAAGTGAGGCACAACAAAAATCAACGACAGCAAATAGATGCGGTTATGAGGTGAGTGATCATAAGTATGGAATTCTGCAGAAATTTGAATATGTATTTGCAAAGATTTATTTGAAAAGTTTGAACTAAATGAATAAAGGTAAGTATAACATCCTATCCCGGTGGCCTTTGCAAAAACGCCCCAACGAAGAACTCTCTTGAAACATGCCTTATTTCAGAATTTTTCTCAAGAAAGGGCGACTTCAgagttttttttcaaaaatgccagaattagttttgaaaatgctctttataattttttttttttgagattttgaGATTGGTCTTTTCTTAGCAACAATAAATATGCTCTACTACTGCTCTGGCTCGGAAAAAGATATCATATCTTATGCTCTGCTACGAGCTATGTCGTGTTTAAGAGCGGagaaaatagaataaaaatgGCAAACGAGTGGAGCGagagcaaacaaaaaaattaatattatttgcTCTGTAGGGCAATTTTAAGCAGAACTTTGGAAGCATACAACTAGAAATGGGTAGCATAGacggggctgccccaaggtgaactagtacaacgggcaaaaacactctcataactagttgctaacctgcagagctgcagagtaatgttctccctaaaaaattgtttaacaattCCTTCCTAAAgtgcaacgcttgaattatacagtaaacaaaaaatgtagacttgtagccaatttataaAGAAATTCCGGTGTCGATTTATAAGGaactcctttgagcaagcaattgacaaacgtgtatgttatgtcaaaatgttctgagcaaacgtacggacacttaagaaggctatattcccttgctttgcgtACCATCCATGTtttttccaccaaaacaattttcgggagctcgaaaaacttattaaaaacgttcttttctaggctgatatttcgtattaaaatatttccaagacaTGGggatcatttttttcttttttatttaaaataactatgaaagtaatttagtcgtattcgttataTGAAATCcgtcaaaattagaaaaattcgtaacatttttcaatctggtagcttgtttttggtgaaattgtcattgtacccgcaaaagtcaagtggctaacgtcacactaaatggaactatcTCCACTTTTTGTATCATGGTACTTATATAACTAAATTACACTGGTATTTCACCTCAGAACtgataataaagaaaaaaacgaGGAACGAGAGTTTTAAAATGGACGTTGCACCGCTTCTCCTAACAAAATATGGCGAGATCATTGTTATTATGACAATGACTGTTTCTTGTCAAAATGGGCGAATTGGGTTGGAAACTCAACGCAGTTTTTATATTCAGCCTTTCGTCGGCTCATTAACACAATTACTTTGGCGAAAATTGAGTAATTTCCACCAAACTTAGTAAGCGAGCTAATCTGAACTcaaagccacgcccacttttttgatatcgaagatTTCAacgaagaagaaacgtctagacctttgcaGAAATATGCGgaagaggcaacagagagtataaaagcagcgcaagctgaggaatgatgaatcagttttgatttaaacacgctattggttgtgaagtataattgtgaagtactactccaaaagtaatctaaataaagaccagtttgcaatactgaatattggagtgatttattcaacagtttagcgattcgaacgttagcagaaggtttcaaataaatgGAATTTCCACAAATTCGTAGTTGTTGTCAAATAAAATCCGTTAAAACCTTTATATGTTCGGAAATGTGCTTAGTCATATATGAATtccatttaagaaaataaaaatttcattgaactAGAGTTATCACTAAAACTGGAGATAGTTTAAGTCTTATGTTACAAACAATTTATTGCTTCGTGAGCGTAAACTTACTTTAAAAAGATTAAATTTTCAAGTCATGCGTTGAGTTAATTGATTTACCATTTTGTGTGCATTTTTAATTGTGTTAACCTCGTGCATGAGCTAGGAATGTGGCTACTAACCACACTCTCGACTAATTGCTTTTCCTCTATTTTACACCCAATTAGAGTTGCCCGAAAATAAAAGCCGGTATGTTAAATGTTCACCTTATCGCCCACACTCACGATGATGTTGGTTGGTTAAAAACCGTTGATCAATATTTTTATGGCAGTAAATCAGAGATACAAAAGGCTGGTGTTCAATATATACTCGATTCTGTGATCGTTGAGCTATTGAAAGATCCTGAAAAGCGTTTCATTTACGTAGAATCCGCTTTCTTCTTTAAATGGTGGCGCGAGCAAAATGCTGAGCTTCAAGAAAAAGTGAAAATGTTGGTGAATCAAGGACGATTGGAGTTTATTGGCGGTGCCTGGAGTATGAACGATGAGGCAACAACACATTATCAGAGTATTGTGGATCAATTTACGTGGGGATTGAGGTAAGTGAAAAGTTAATAACTGTAATAAATAAACCTAAACTTTACCTactgtttacatacatttttagACGTCTGAATGATACTTTTGGTGAATGTGCACGTCCACGTGTTGGCTGGCAGATCGATCCCTTTGGACATTCACGTGAAATGGCTTCAATGTTTGCGCAAATGGGTTTCGATGGACTGTTCTTTGGACGTCTAGATTATCAAGATAAAGAGGAGCGTTTGATGACCCAAACAGCGGAGATGATCTGGCGCGCTTCAGCTAATTTTGGTGAGGATTTGTTTGAGGAAATATTGGTCCTGCAGTTTATTTAAGTAAGCAACTTTTTGTTTAATCTTTTATTTCAGATGAGAGTTCCCATCTATTTACTGGCGCTCTCTATAATCAGTATCAGGCACCGCCCGGTTTTTGTTTCGACATTCTCTGCACTGACGAGCCAATAATCGATGCCAAGCATAGCCCAGATAATAATGTTAATCGTCGAGTAAGTATTGTAATATAATCTAACAGAATGAATTATTGCGACCTACTAAGTTATCATCTAAATCGGTTTACAAAAacgcaataaaatttaattatttgggCATACGCTTAACTCTAATCTTTTGATTTAGGTGGATGATTTCTTGAAATTTGTTAATCAACAAGCGCAAAATTATCGTACTAACAACATAATCATAACTATGGGTGGCGATTTTACATACCAAAATGCAAATATGTATTACAAAAATTTGGATAAGCTAATAAGGTTTGGAAAATTTTATAATGAGGAATTCAATGGCTAAATGTTGGTAACGAAGTTGGTGCATGAAGGCAAGTTCGGATATCTCCacattgataaaaaattttagggAAAGGATGTATGAGATTATTTGACGTCCTACACAAACAATATTAACCATTTTAGAACTcattcttaatgaaatttgaaagAAAACATAGGAAACTCGAAGCTCCATTGGAAACATATGATCTGGTCTTGTTCAGATATGGAAAGGGTCGCTAGGCAAATACCGGTATATACTTCCTCTTATAGAACAGCGAAATCCCTCTGGTAGGCAGCGAATGTCAGCCGGTCTGCCGAAGTCGCTAAGGCTCTATTATCCTTTGTGATTTAGGTTCTTACGGGTTACTGTCCAATGGGATTCCTTGTCATACTTCTCAGTATACTGGAGAGTATTGGATCTTGCAGTCCAATTAAGATTCTTTTACTGGTATAGCTGCGACTCAAGCATCAACAATGATCACACTGTCGTTGACTAGCCATTTATATCTGGGTGTCTGATATCACTAGAATATCTAAATGTGTTGTTAATAAAGTGCCCAAAAATCTAAGTGAATGATATTGCTTAACATCTTTATCCTTCTTGCAATGTATATGGCTGCGTCCAAGAGGAGGTTTAGGTAATGAATGATCTATAAGCACTTCTAACAGAGAGCGGCCAGACTGCTCCAGCACAGTATGATTTAATACGTTAAAATGCCACGTGCTAAATTCGAATATCTTGCGGAAATGTCGAGCCTCAATAAGTCATCTCAATATCTCACTTTGCTGGGTCCCTAGGGACAGCGATATTGAGGGGAATGCACTTACAGATAAGATGGCCTGGAAAGGCTCCGAAATGGACATAAGCAAGTaggaaaatcgaggaatatgGACTAGGGAAACGGACTTGCTGTAGACCTACCGTGCTGATTGGCGAGGTCTGAAGGTCCTTAAGACTAAGGAAGTGCATCGAGGGTGGTGTAGAACAACAAGCTCTCCTTGTCAGAAGCTGACGGAAAGAGGAGCGGATTAAATACTTTTTCTGACATTATCCAGGACTGTCATGATTTCTGGCACGCTTTAACATTGTATGACAAAGGTTGGGAATCTGGATCTTTCGCTCTCACTTAAGTTCATCAGCGATAGCAAGTGGTTCATTAAAGACTACTAGAAACGTGCCTCCACCCTGTACTCACTGAGAGCATGCACAATGGACAAAAACGTCTTCGAGTTGAGGTGTGACAAATTCCCATGCACGCTCACCGAACGTAGCACTTCTAAACTACCAACCGTCTAACTTTGTATTGAGAACACATATTGGTTACATGGTGAGAAAGCGATCAGACATGTAATaataggatcgagatattaagaattGTAGCATCTATGTGGCAATCTTCCCTTCACCATAAGTAGTAAGCATAGAAAATAAACCTTTTCCGATAGGTAAAGCTGCTGTAAAGTCGTTTTTGTAAATTGGTAAAAAGTAAAATCATGGCATATCATCAAAAAACAATTTCGGCGATAAATATAAAtagcaaaaatatatatgtatggccGGACTTTTGCACCTTCTTTATTGCCTAcacatacaaaaatatttttttttagttttacgtACTATTTTATATTACTAACCGCCAGCATGATCCCTTCCTAAAAGCTGACTTGCTTGTCTCGTTGATAAATCGCTTGCTTGGTTCATGTCAAATCCGCCCTTACACGCATTTATAAATATCTTTTAGGTCGATGAGTTCATTGTAGTTTCCCGCAATATGTCCAGGGGCTATCGCACCAATAACATTCTTGTTACAATGGGTGAAGATTTTCATTACCAAAGTGCGATTAGCTGGTTTAACAATCTGGATAAGTTGATCAAGTGAGTAAGAAACCAACTTGAACAAAAATAGCCAACCTCTATCCACGATGAAGCCATGAACCATTTCATGAATTCCTTCCTAAAAGCTAACAACAGATATACCAAATCAACTCACTTGCTCCCTTCTACACACAGATACACCAACGAACGCCAAGCGAACGGCTCAAACATTAATTTGCTCTATTCCACACCTTCGTGTTATCTTAAAGCTCTACACGACGCTGACATAACATGGCCTACCAAAGATGATGACTTTCTCCCATATGCTTCCGATCCGCATTCTTACTGGACGGGATATTTCACGTCGCGTCCCACACTAAAACGTTATGAGCGCATTGGAAATCATTTCTTACAAGTTTGCAAGCAACTCACGGCTATGGTGCCAAAAGTTTATGACGAATTTAATCCGCATCTATCGTTCTTCCGTGAAGCAATGGGTATAATGCAACATCATGACGCTGTCACGGGTACAGAAAAGCAAGCGGTGGCTGGTGATTATGCGCGCCGTTTGGAAGTTGCTATGCGCGCGTGCGCCACGAATACTAGATCAATATTGAATGAACTTACCTTGGGTCAAGCATCAGTTGAAACGACTACAAGATCTGTTAGTGAATATATTCCAAAAAGCCAGTGTAAAAAGAAGAAGGAATATAGACTCCAATTTGACACTTGCACGCTTCTCAACATTAGTTCGTGTTTAGTATCGGAAACGTCAGATAAGTTCATTTTGACTTTGTACAATCCGTTGGCGCGCACAAAATCGGAATATGTACGTGTTCCGGTGCCTGATGTGAATTACGAGGTGAAGGATTTCGAAGGTTAGTAAACTATGTAGCCTTAAACGactttatatttatttaactcTCTTGCATAGATACGACAATTGAGATTCAATTCTTGCCTGTTCCTGCACCTGTACAGGATCTTCATTTCCGCAAATCAAGCTCACCATATGAAATTATCTTTGCTGCACGTGATATTCCACCGCTTGGCTATAAATCTTACTACATAACGACAACGAATGACTATCGTAAAAGACCGGTGGCTGATCCAGAGAACACGTCCAGTTTCACCAGCATTTCAAATGAGGTGAGTCGAGTTCCCTTATGTACCCAAACTTGTTTCTTAAAGCCTACTTTCAGTATTTGCGTTTATCTTTCGACACGAATGGCTTTCTAAACACCGTCACCGACGACGGCATGACACGCAGCATCAGTCAAGAGTTTCTCTATTATGAAGCAGCCTCAGGTGATAATCGCGAATTTCGTAATCGCTCTTCGGGCGCATACATTTTCCGTCCTATCAACGAGCAAGTCCGCTCAATAGCGCATAGACCGAAAATTAAAGTTTATCGCGGTAATTTAGTTGAAGAAGTACATCAATATTTCAATAGCTGGGTGAGTCAAGTAGTACGCCTTTATCGACAAGAGAAAAGTGCCGAATTTGAGTGGCTGGTAGGACCAATACCTGTTGACGATGACAAGGGTAAGGAAATCATCACCCGTTTTAATTCAGATATAAATTCTGGTGACATTTTCTACACCGATTCGAATGGTCGTGAGATGATTACACGTAACCGTGATCATCGTGATACTTGGAAGGTGAAATTATTGGAGCGCACTGCCGGCAATTACTATCCGATTACAACAAAGATAGCATTGGAGGATGAGAATGCGCGTATGGCTATACTTACAGATCGTGCGCAAGGTGGCACTTCGTTGGGAGCTGGTTCGCTGGAGTTAATGGTGCATCGACGTTTGCTGCATGATGATGCTTTTGGTGTTGGTGAGGCATTAAATGAGACAGCCTATGGTGAAGGCTTGGTTGCACGTGGTAAACATTATTTAATAGTGGGTTCATCATCGAAGCAGACAAGTCGTACTACACAGGCGATAGAACGATTTACGCAATTGCACTTCTTGTTACCGTTATGGAGCTTTTTCAGCGATGCTGAGAATATATCGTACCCAGATTGGCgtgaaaatttcacaaacatTGTAAGCTCACGCTATTTTATTCGGCGATTGTTACAgtctaactttttattttttatttctctttctaGTTCACAGGCATACAATTGGAGCTACCAAAGAGTATACATCTCATGAGCTTTGAGCCTTGGCATGATAATGAAGTACTCGTGCGTTTCGAGCATATTCTAGAAAAGGATGAGGATCCCGAGTTCTCGAAGAGCGTACAATTCAATGTGCAAAGCATATTTTCGAATCTAAAAATAATTGATATACGCGAAACTACACTCGCAGCAAATGCTTTGCTAGGAGAACACCAACGTTTCCAATTTGTACCAGATAGTCCTGATGTAGCTTATAATTCGTACTCCGTTTACAAAAAATTCGCTGCTCATCAATTTATGCTACGAGCTGATCGTCCACTTTTGGATTGTGAATATCATATGGAGTCGGAAATAGCTATCGATGAAATGGAAGACAACGAAGAGGCTGACCAATTGGCATTGCAGACGAATCGCTTGAAACGCGCAGTAAATGAGTCGCAAGAGTTGAATCGCCAACGTGCCGAGTATTTGCGTAAACTAAAAGTCGGACAAGTGACTGTGAATGATGATGATGCAAACTACGATGATCCTTTCATAATAGAACTGAGTCCCATGCAAATGCGTACCTTCATTCTCACTTTGGAGAGTGACAGTTAAAAATAGGTTAAGCAGATAATATTTTTCAGAGCTTCAGTCGTAAATAATGAGCAGTGAGAACTCCGTTAAACGAACTTGAGTTTAACGTATTTTTccctatattattttattttaagacaCGGTGAAATTATTGTAAACCTGTAAACTTTTATAGTTTGCTGTTCCGTGATTTTACTGTAATTATTTTGATAAACCAAGTTGTGCTGAAAAAATATAGTCAATATATGGAATACAAACTGATATTAAGACTACTGGGCGATTCACGAGTTCTCCTATTCGCCGTACGTGCTaagtttcaataaatttttgtattgGAAACCATGCCACCaactaaaaacttaaaactttacaATGAATACGGCACTCTTATGAATTGTCCAAACGTAAGATTCGAATCCGATAATTTATTGACATATATTCATCGTTTCACAGAAAAGGGTTCCCACCAGATCCTAAGTAAAGTGAAaactttatacatatatacattccaCGTACCATAtgaaaagtaacactttcaaaacatTATACATAGGTTTTCTGTGTTATCATGCATATGGTCCTTCGATATCAATCGGTTTAAAAATGTTCAAGATAAATTGATTTGAAGAGGacaatatgaaaattttgtttcagCATATTTTTCAGACCGTGAACTAAACTTAAACTCATagtaatgtatgtaaatatttggaCTTCACATATTAACTTGCTCCATATCATTCGACGAACCTCGTTGCTCGGTTGTTTTGAATTGTAACAACACCACCAAATACGTAGCCATAAAAGtgatattctaaaaaaaaatataattggaTCGATTGATTATATTTGCCCTTATTTTCCATTCCGAATCCAATTTTTGTCACTCACCGATGCAATCAGCTCACGATTAATATTTGCAAACCCATCCAAATTCATTATAGGCGGGTTTTTAGCAATGGCCAATAAAATCATTTGCACCTCCTTTTGCGTTGCAATATCCAATGCCAACAAATTTACGTTCAACAATCTTGTTTGAATATCCAAACCAACTTTACTCGAAGCATGATGTGCCTCATTACAAATGATAAACAGTAAACTCATGCAATAGAACATAATAAGAAATAGTCCAACTTCCTTATAAGTGGCACCATGATCAATGATCTCGCTTATCGAACCAAAAGCGGCCACAATCGTTGTGAAGACAACAACCAAACAATACATGCCATACATGTTGGAGTAAGCGCCACCTGGAAAGAGCAGGAAACAAACTTTAATCAGGATACAAAAATCTAttcaaataattatttaaattttcagctaCCGTTAACCACAGTCTTTATTGAGATAACGCGCATGTATTACTATTACATATTACCATCATCATACATCTTTGCTCGCGGTAGATAGGCGTAAGGTGTAAATTCTAAGCTTAGGATCCGATACCGAACCATACCGGAACCGAACTTGTAATCGCAACCATAAACGAAACCACACGCGTAATCGAAACCGGACAGCATGTTTTTAATTTGTGCTCGAAGTACTAACGGCTGGATATCGATGAGTTATAGGTGTGGTGTCGATGAGGTATAGACAAGTTATCAATTTTGTATCGAACTTTTATAAATTTGCTTTAGTGAGAGAGATTATAAATGAGTTATTGATATTTtaccgacgagttatcggtttgtttccaaaaaatgcatatatttgttatcgaaaagttatcgattattttacGAAAAGCTATGGACAAGTTACAAAAAATTATGAAGAAAATATTGGTTTATTATcaaataataacaattttttatgcaaaagttatcgatttttagtGGGAGTGTCacaaactttttatcgaaaactcATTAGCTTGTTACAAAATAGATATCGATAAAACTTCATTTCAAAGTCGATGGTGCATCTGTAACCCAGcaataagaaataaataagaagcCAATGACTCGGCGGTTGAAAGACGATGACGATCCGTTAATTAATAagtacaattttatttttccctGCTAAAGTTGCCACTCTTGTGTTTTTACTTTAACCCCTGCGCGAGCTCCACTTAACAAAAAAGCAATAGTTatggagttttcttttctggaaaaaaatgCACCATTAAGTTGCACTCTTAAAGTCTAACTTTTGATGTAGGTCACCTAGCGCTCTGCAAAAAGGCTGAATTTGTTGTTAAAAGTGTATCTTTTATTATTCGGTGGGAAATATTTTGTGAATACAACACACAAACTAACAAAAGAGCAGAGAACACCCAACAGGGCGACATTATTTCCAGAAAAGAGAACGCCATTAGTATGTCCAGACgtcgaacttcacgagtatttggtactcacgcctttttataTTATGTGTGAAATAATCCATCAAATTATATAGTCTAGACATTTCGTAATCACTTCgcgaaaaaaattatttgagcgTATGAGCAGAGAATTTTCGCGGCGTATCTGGAACTGGCATTACGCGAATTCATTGCGCTCTGCTGGATCAGCTATATTCATCTACTCAAATTGTTGTAAAACCTATAAAATAATGTTTTGTCCTATAAAATGGTTTTGTTATACGGTTTATACTTGCTTACTATTTACAAATTGGCATGCTTTTAGGCGGATTTATAGTTTTAATTGAATATGGCGAACAAAGCCAAGAGCACATTGAATCATCGCAATATTCGTGTAGCTAGCTTCTTTCCGCAATCGTCAGTGCCGGATACGCCGCGAAAGCTTAAACACGTTCGGTCCAGCAAAAATTTGGCAATCATTAGTGAATTTCTTGTATTTAAAATTGTATAAGATTATTGTGAAAAGTGTATGGATATTGTGGAAGTGGTTACTGTAATTTTATCATAACAAAATGAAAACAACGGTCCGTTATAATCAGTATGTGAAAAATTGtcgtgtatgtttgtatgttagtAAAATGTAAAATTAAATGTGATATTTCAACGAGAATGCGCTGAAGGAAGAACGTTCGGGAGTTGAtggaaaatacatacatatatacatgtgcgcgaacatgtacatacatacatatgtacatacatacatgtgtgtatTATTCTGTTTTATAAGTAAatcatttttatattaaaaatttgtgTTGTTTGCATTCTTGgcagctttttttttaatagtgcGTTGTAGTTCTCTCTTTATATCACATTTTGAGTGCAAGCCAGTTTTAGTACAGCCCTCCCTACACCTAATTGCGAACGCGAAAGTGTTTTTGGAGTTGTTGGAAGTTGCAAAAAATATTAGTGAAAGTGtgtacataaaaaaataataatatgcaAATACCGCCAGGCGCATTACTAGCGGTAGCGAGTGAAAAATGTATATG
The DNA window shown above is from Eurosta solidaginis isolate ZX-2024a chromosome 2, ASM4086904v1, whole genome shotgun sequence and carries:
- the LManII gene encoding lysosomal alpha-mannosidase; this translates as MCSTISQRNPVGVTNKICITLLLLFANSEWTHARPPSEAQQKSTTANRCGYESCPKIKAGMLNVHLIAHTHDDVGWLKTVDQYFYGSKSEIQKAGVQYILDSVIVELLKDPEKRFIYVESAFFFKWWREQNAELQEKVKMLVNQGRLEFIGGAWSMNDEATTHYQSIVDQFTWGLRRLNDTFGECARPRVGWQIDPFGHSREMASMFAQMGFDGLFFGRLDYQDKEERLMTQTAEMIWRASANFDESSHLFTGALYNQYQAPPGFCFDILCTDEPIIDAKHSPDNNVNRRVDDFLKFVNQQAQNYRTNNIIITMGGDFTYQNANMYYKNLDKLIRYTNERQANGSNINLLYSTPSCYLKALHDADITWPTKDDDFLPYASDPHSYWTGYFTSRPTLKRYERIGNHFLQVCKQLTAMVPKVYDEFNPHLSFFREAMGIMQHHDAVTGTEKQAVAGDYARRLEVAMRACATNTRSILNELTLGQASVETTTRSVSEYIPKSQCKKKKEYRLQFDTCTLLNISSCLVSETSDKFILTLYNPLARTKSEYVRVPVPDVNYEVKDFEDTTIEIQFLPVPAPVQDLHFRKSSSPYEIIFAARDIPPLGYKSYYITTTNDYRKRPVADPENTSSFTSISNEYLRLSFDTNGFLNTVTDDGMTRSISQEFLYYEAASGDNREFRNRSSGAYIFRPINEQVRSIAHRPKIKVYRGNLVEEVHQYFNSWVSQVVRLYRQEKSAEFEWLVGPIPVDDDKGKEIITRFNSDINSGDIFYTDSNGREMITRNRDHRDTWKVKLLERTAGNYYPITTKIALEDENARMAILTDRAQGGTSLGAGSLELMVHRRLLHDDAFGVGEALNETAYGEGLVARGKHYLIVGSSSKQTSRTTQAIERFTQLHFLLPLWSFFSDAENISYPDWRENFTNIFTGIQLELPKSIHLMSFEPWHDNEVLVRFEHILEKDEDPEFSKSVQFNVQSIFSNLKIIDIRETTLAANALLGEHQRFQFVPDSPDVAYNSYSVYKKFAAHQFMLRADRPLLDCEYHMESEIAIDEMEDNEEADQLALQTNRLKRAVNESQELNRQRAEYLRKLKVGQVTVNDDDANYDDPFIIELSPMQMRTFILTLESDS